AGAATGGACGGCTGTACGACAACGACCAGCGTCAGCTGAAAGCCGGATTGCGGGCGGTGTGCCAGCGATTTGCTCCGGAAATTCGCTTGACCAGTCACCAAAGCATCATCTTTTGTGACTTCGAAGAAGATCAGCGGGATGAACTGATCCAGATCTTGCGGGACCACAAGATCGTGACCACCGAAGACACCAGCACCGTGCGGCGTTGGTCAATCGCCTGTGTCGCGCTGCCCACCTGCGGTCTGGCGATCACCGAAAGCGAACGACGTCTGCCGGGAATCATTGATGGGCTGGAGCAACCTTTGGCCAAATTGGGTTTGGACAAGGAACGGTTCACCCTTCGCATGACGGGCTGCCCCAACGGTTGTGCTCGCCCCTACAACGCCGACCTGGCGTTGGTGGGCAAAGCCAAGAACAAGTACACGCTGTTCGCCGGCGGTGGTTGGCTGGGGAACCGTCTGGCATTCATCTACAAAGACTTGGTGCCCGACGCCGAGGTGGTCGATGAATTGGTGGCGATCTTCGCCGCGTTCAAAGCCAACCGCCAAGGCGACGAATCACTGGGTGAATTCTGTACCCGTGTCGGCCAGGAAGACTTGGCCGCCTTGGCTGCTGCGGCCCCCAAGCCGTAAACCGGCGATACGACCGCCCAAACCGTCCATTGGTCACAACTTTGGTTCCCTAGCGGGGACCAGCGTGTCCGACGGCGGTTTTGGCGTGCTGCGGCGGGCGATCGACCAACAGATCAGTGCCCAAACGCCACCCGCCGCCCATCCGGCCAAAACGTCGGTGGGATAGTGCACGCCCATATAAACGCGGCTGATCCCGACCAAGACGGTCACCAGTGCTGCCGTGGCCAGCACATAGACCCGCGCCCAAAAATGCTTCAGCACGGGAATGATCAACACACCCAGGGTCAGGTATACCACCGCAGACATCATTGAATGGCCGCTGGGAAAACTGCTGGTGTAAACGTCTGACAGATGCGGGACCACATCGGGGCGTGGTCGATCAAACACCCGCTTCAGCAACAAGCTGATGGCGATGCCGCTGGTGGTGGAGGCCACTAGGATCGCCGCCAAGCGTTTGGCTCGGTTGACCAGCAGGAATCCGGTTGCCGCAACGATCAACAGGGTCAGATTGGCGATCCCACCCAGGGCCGTGATGTCTCGCCCCGCTTCGCCCATCCACCGGGGGCCGATCGGAATGGACGGCGCGTCGCTCTGACGCATCAGGCTGACCGCCCAACGATCAAAGTTCTGTGTCGAACCATCGGTGACCTCATCGGCCAATTCGACGAATCCCCAGATGCCCAATACCACGGTGACCCATACCAGCATTGCGATGGGTTCGCGTCCGCGGATGAAGTGGATCACCCTCGCACTTCCCGTACGGATCAGTCGGGAGAAATGACGGTTTCGATCTGTTTTGGTCCGAGGATTGCCGCCCTTCATAAGTCTCCGAATGTGTTTCGTGCGAGGAATTTGATAACCGGGTATCGATTAACAATGGAACCGATGATGTCCGACGCGATCGCCACCACTCAGGCCGACACCGTTGCGGCGGCCGATGTGCTGTGGATTTGGAACCAGAGTTCGGGTCGGGGGTTGGATGTGAGCACCGCGCGTGCCGCCCAGTCCCAATGGGGCGGTCGTTGGTTGAAACTATCGCAACAAATCGATCTGGGCCAAGTCGTCGCGCGAGCCGTGAACGATGGGCTGCGCACCGTCGTCGCGGCCGGCGGCGACGGGACCGTCAATGCCGTTGTCAACGCGATCATGCAGCTGCCGTCGGAGCGACGCCCCGTTTTCGGCATTCTGCCGCTGGGCACCGCCAACGATTTTGCTCGGACGCTGGGCATGCCGGCGGATGTTCAGCAATCGGCCGCCGTCCTTCAAAACGCTCGAGTCATTCCTGGTGACGTCATTCGGGTCAGCGATGGGCGGCGCGACCGTTACTTTGCCAACGTGGCCGCCGGCGGAAACAGTGTCCGAGTCAGCGAACAACTAGACGATCAGACCAAGGCGTTTTGGGGGGCGTTCAGCTATCTGCGTGGCGCGATGGATGTGCTGCCCGATATGCGGTCGTACCACGTCGACGCTCGATCCGACGGTCATCGGGATCGGCTGGATTGTTGGGCCGTGATTGTCGCCAACGGTCGCACCAACGCGGGACACATCGAAGTCGCCCCGGAAGCATCGATTTGTGACGGGCGGATGGATGTCGTCCTGATTCGTGATGGCGAGGTTGCTGAAATGGCGAAGCTGGTGGCTTCCAATCTACTTGGTCGATTTCTTGAATCGGACCAAGTGCTGTTTCGCCAAGTCAGGTCATTGCAACTGAGCAGTGATCCGCCGATGCGGTTCAGCATCGATGGTGAAATCGACCAAGACGTACCTACAACGTTCGAGGTGATCCCCGCTGCAATCCGCATGATTGTGGGAGACGGCTTCGTCGTTCGCCCACCATCCTCGTCGCTCGCGCCGGCCACCTGAATGTTGGTCGCGAACGATCGAAGTCAGACGCGGAACGGCGGGCGACTATTTTCCGACCCGGATCAACGAATCTCGTGTGCGGATCAGCAATCCGTTTTTTAGCGGTACCGGGCTGGACACGGTGATTCCCGGCTGTTCGCCCAAGTCGTTCTGCGCGACCAATTCGGGAGAATCTGATGACAGCGGTCCGATCACGTAGGTCTGAGAATCTTCCGCCGTGACATACAAGTGATCGCCGGCGATCAGCGGTGAACTGCTGAAGGTCACTCGGCTTTTGGGCGTCGCAACGGTCCATTTGGTTTCACCGGTTTTTACGTCGACGGCGATGACCTCACCACGGTTCTGACGACCGTCTTCGATGAAGTAGGCGACGCCGTTTTCCACGGCAGGTGTCGGAACATCACTGCCGATGTCGTCGCGTTCCCAAATCACCGCATCACGACCGGCATTTTTTGCCAAACGATCCAGTGCGATGGCCGTCACGGTATCGCCGCGTGAATACGGGCAAATCAAGACGCCGTCAGTCACCGCGGGTGACGAAATGGAACGAAAGAAGGCTTCGCCGGCGGGATTGAACCCGCCCACCGTTCCCACGGTCATGCCATCGTTTACACGGTGCAGCGATGCTTGATCGGCCCCCAATACGGCGAACATGTCGATGCCGTTGACGTTGCACCGCACGGGAGTCGTGTAGCTTTGCGATGCTTCGACCGGTGCGTCGGTGTTTCGGTCGACTTTCCAGGCCACGTCGCCTGACTCGGCATTCAACGCCACCACGTATCCGACGCTGGTCAACGATCGCCGATCTTCGCCTTCACTGGAGTGCATCACCGGAATGATGACTTTGCCGTCGGCAATGATCGGTGAACTGCCCAGGTCCCACCACAATGTGTCCTGGCCGTACATATCTTGCAGGTTGTGATGCCAGCGAACGGTTCCGTCAGCTGAAAGACAGCCGACATCGCCGCTGCGAAAGTATGCGAACAGCGATTTTCCGTCGGATACCACCGATGGGTTACTGCCGCTGCCCTTTTGGTGCTTGCCGCCGCGATCATCGCCCAGTTCTCGTGTCCAGGCGACTGTTCCGTCGGTCAGATTGACGGCGATGACATGATTTTTGTCTTCGAAACCGGCGGTCAGATACGCGGTGTCACCCACGATGACGGGGGTGCTGCCGCCGCGTCCCGGTAAATCAAGCGTCCAGGCAATGTTGGACTCGCTGGACCACTGGACGGGATAATCGCCTGCTGGTGCGACGCCGTTTTGCTGGTTGCCCCGCCATTGTCCCCAGAACACATCCGTCTGGGCGTGGAGATGGGCGGCAGAAAACAGAATCAAACACGCCGCGATTCCCAGTGATGGATACCTTGGGCGTAAACGATTGCCGTGCATGAATCGGTTCGGAATCGGCTGATTCGAATGTTTTCGGTGACGACAAAACCGCGGTCGAAGACTGGGGGTGGGCATCGGCAGATTGGCTTGAATAGGCGGGGATTTCGGGCGGGATCATGACCAAAGGATTCGAGCGGCGGCCCTGCGAGCGGGTTGAATGTCTCGCGGCGACGATTGCGTCCTCGAGCCTTTGGCGCCCGATCATCTTAACGACCGGCGGACGAAATGTCCCTTTTTCTGGACCATCGGCTAAACTTCATCAATGCTTCCAGGTTTCAAAGACTGGTGATTCATCATGGGAGCTGACCATCGCAACGCCGCCCCACACTGAACGATGGTGATCGGACGCGGTGACGTTCCTGAACGAATACTCAGGCATGCCGCGTCAATCGTATGGATTTTCTAACAACGGGATTGTGTCTTTGCATCATCGACAAATGCGATCGAATGACCTGTGTTGTGGCGTGTGCCAGACGGGGCCGGTGCTGGCGATTTGGGGACTGTTGATCCCGTTTCAGGCGATCCCGGTGACGGCGGCAGATCAGCAGGACCCTTCGCCCGCACAGCAGCAACGCAGCACGTCAGATGTGACCGGCCAGGCCCAGACGCCACCACCGATCATCGCGACCGAGGGGGCATTGGCACCCGAACAACTGTCGTCGGACGATTATCGAATGCGTCAACGCACGACGTTGCAGATGTGGCGTCATCGCGACGCGACTCGACAGTGGGTGCGTGAAGCGGTGCGTGATCCAGATCCGGAAGTTTCCGGTCGGGCCCAATGGATCTTGGATCGATGGCGACGGGGGATTTTGCCCGACACTCCCCCAGAATTGTCCAAGCGACTGCAGGAGGTCGATCCGGCCGAAGCGATGGACTTGTTGTTAAAGGCTGGTCGCTTCGAAGCCGCTGCGGTTGCGCTCGATGAGTCCAGTGGGACACCCGCATGGGACGGTTTGCGTGACCGTGCGGCCACGTCGATAGAAAACTTGTATCCGTTGCTGGTCGCCATGGCCGTCTCGGGTGACAAGGTCCCTGACCTCGTAGACCTGATCGACCGCGTGGCCGAATCACCGTCGATGCTGGTGTGCCGTGCTGAAGTGATGCAAGTCATGGGCATGCCCGTTTCCAAAGACACATTGCTGCCCGATCGTTCCCAACGTTGGTCGGGCAACCAACAAACGATCAATCGCATACAGGTGTTGGACGCCTTAGGGCGACGTGACGACGCGATCGAGTTGGCCGAATCTGCTCTTCGCAGTGCACAGAAGAATGCGGCACAGAATAATACGGATCGGATCGGTGGGGCGCAAGCCGGCCCTGGCATCGCGGATGACCGTGCGTCGGACGTCGAATACGTCGACCAACTGCGCGAACTTCGCTATCGCTGTATGGCCTTGGACGGTCGCTGGCGCGAACTATGCGAATGGTTGGATGAAGTGGATGGATCCGCGATGTCGGCCATCGGTCCGCCACGTTCGTTGTCGTGGACGCGTCACCAAAGCCGTCGCTTGGTTGCCGCACATCGTGCCGGTGATTTGTCGCGACGCCAAGAAGCGATCGACGCATTGACCGGGCCCGAGTGGAAGACAACGAACGTTGCCGCGGGAGTGGATCGGAATCAGGCCGCGTTGATCGG
The DNA window shown above is from Crateriforma spongiae and carries:
- a CDS encoding phosphatase PAP2 family protein; this translates as MIHFIRGREPIAMLVWVTVVLGIWGFVELADEVTDGSTQNFDRWAVSLMRQSDAPSIPIGPRWMGEAGRDITALGGIANLTLLIVAATGFLLVNRAKRLAAILVASTTSGIAISLLLKRVFDRPRPDVVPHLSDVYTSSFPSGHSMMSAVVYLTLGVLIIPVLKHFWARVYVLATAALVTVLVGISRVYMGVHYPTDVLAGWAAGGVWALICWSIARRSTPKPPSDTLVPAREPKL
- a CDS encoding diacylglycerol/lipid kinase family protein, which translates into the protein MMSDAIATTQADTVAAADVLWIWNQSSGRGLDVSTARAAQSQWGGRWLKLSQQIDLGQVVARAVNDGLRTVVAAGGDGTVNAVVNAIMQLPSERRPVFGILPLGTANDFARTLGMPADVQQSAAVLQNARVIPGDVIRVSDGRRDRYFANVAAGGNSVRVSEQLDDQTKAFWGAFSYLRGAMDVLPDMRSYHVDARSDGHRDRLDCWAVIVANGRTNAGHIEVAPEASICDGRMDVVLIRDGEVAEMAKLVASNLLGRFLESDQVLFRQVRSLQLSSDPPMRFSIDGEIDQDVPTTFEVIPAAIRMIVGDGFVVRPPSSSLAPAT
- a CDS encoding outer membrane protein assembly factor BamB family protein; translated protein: MHGNRLRPRYPSLGIAACLILFSAAHLHAQTDVFWGQWRGNQQNGVAPAGDYPVQWSSESNIAWTLDLPGRGGSTPVIVGDTAYLTAGFEDKNHVIAVNLTDGTVAWTRELGDDRGGKHQKGSGSNPSVVSDGKSLFAYFRSGDVGCLSADGTVRWHHNLQDMYGQDTLWWDLGSSPIIADGKVIIPVMHSSEGEDRRSLTSVGYVVALNAESGDVAWKVDRNTDAPVEASQSYTTPVRCNVNGIDMFAVLGADQASLHRVNDGMTVGTVGGFNPAGEAFFRSISSPAVTDGVLICPYSRGDTVTAIALDRLAKNAGRDAVIWERDDIGSDVPTPAVENGVAYFIEDGRQNRGEVIAVDVKTGETKWTVATPKSRVTFSSSPLIAGDHLYVTAEDSQTYVIGPLSSDSPELVAQNDLGEQPGITVSSPVPLKNGLLIRTRDSLIRVGK